A single window of Eucalyptus grandis isolate ANBG69807.140 chromosome 1, ASM1654582v1, whole genome shotgun sequence DNA harbors:
- the LOC104452565 gene encoding uncharacterized protein LOC104452565, with product MADWVATFGIGLISHNQVNSSACATDVDGALQAFWASFLLLHLGGPDTITAFSLEDSSLWRRHMLNLIFQVGAVIYVFVQIFPINKSQVIPTMLVFLVGVTKNAERLQALKLSSLPRLRESMFSSIRLGKTIISLGAVNKLIEEVDALRDGYYDDEEAKLAESIVVKHAYKFFQIFNVFIVNLIFRRDERKMSQEYFCKVSAIDALRVISVELNFMYEVLYTKALAIHSWWSYIFRFIDFTSIVLAFILFTHLQKDGLSKLDAKITYSLLFGGIALDVIALFMLVFSDWTVVGIQWYNTGSSKLDSFLHKLLSTTDELREPRFIACEAEHNRMLFTWS from the coding sequence ATGGCTGACTGGGTAGCTACATTTGGGATCGGGCTCATCTCTCACAACCAAGTTAATTCATCTGCTTGTGCAACTGACGTCGATGGAGCACTTCAAGCATTTTGGGCCTCATTTCTCTTGCTACATCTTGGTGGTCCAGACACCATCACTGCCTTCTCTCTAGAGGATAGCTCGCTTTGGCGACGACATATGCTCAATCTCATATTCCAAGTCGGTGCTGTTATCTATGTGTTTGTGCAGATATTTCCCATCAACAAGTCACAGGTGATCCCCACGATGTTGGTGTTTCTTGTTGGGGTCACAAAAAATGCGGAGAGGTTACAAGCACTTAAACTCTCGAGCCTCCCAAGGCTTAGGGAATCAATGTTCTCGAGCATTCGGCTTGGAAAAACGATAATCTCACTCGGTGCagttaataaattaattgaagAAGTCGATGCTCTAAGGGATGGATActatgatgatgaagaagcaaAGCTTGCTGAGAGTATCGTGGTGAAGCATGCTTACAAGttttttcaaatctttaatGTCTTCATTGTGAACCTTATATTTAGACGTGACGAACGCAAAATGAGCCAAGAGTATTTTTGCAAAGTTTCTGCCATAGATGCATTAAGGGTGATATCAGTTGAACTCAATTTCATGTACGAGGTGCTATATACAAAAGCTTTGGCAATACATTCCTGGTGGAGCTACATTTTCCGCTTCATAGATTTCACTAGCATTGTGTTGGCTTTCATTTTATTCACTCACTTGCAGAAGGATGGGCTCTCTAAACTTGatgcaaaaattacttattccCTTCTTTTTGGAGGAATTGCTCTTGATGTGATAGCTTTGTTCATGCTTGTTTTCTCCGATTGGACTGTTGTTGGAATCCAGTGGTATAACACAGGATCATCTAAACTAGATTCATTTCTCCACAAGTTGTTATCTACCACGGATGAGCTGAGGGAGCCCCGCTTCATTGCATGTGAAGCAGAGCATAATAGAATGTTATTTACATGGTCTTAG